Proteins from a single region of Parambassis ranga chromosome 18, fParRan2.1, whole genome shotgun sequence:
- the LOC114450984 gene encoding C-type mannose receptor 2-like, which translates to MEWILLFLLCLSGWRFSACRLRQYHFVPYNKTWTEAQKHCRQMYTDLATIENNEELMVFMKTSKVQLSEVWIGLYSKVDWRWSDGFNGSGAEFRAWETSDSEPDFYTDQFCVNAGGQRGWWDDRCAIQYTFVCDRGTQLDPDFVYVNQQMSWSSAQRYCRENFRDLATVRNVTEKQRVQNLVPSGQLAWIGLFRDPNFFWSDGSSFFFSHWDSLENLIGSMEVICGAASMHRSGSWRFLSCERTLPFICYSEPVKKHVVKTTMKIGLPSVDMNNTTVGAELLKKLQNTLKEKGVTGVTLKWREQPDGKVFHKERQRQKKEL; encoded by the exons atggaGTGGATCCTGCTGTTTCTACTGTGCCTCTCAG GATGGCGCTTCTCCGCCTGCCGTCTCCGTCAGTACCACTTTGTTCCTTATAATAAGACATGGACTGAAGCtcagaaacactgcagacagatgTACACAGACCTGGCCACCATTGAAAATAATGAAGAGCTGATGGTTTTTATGAAGACATCCAAAGTTCAGCTGTCTGAGGTCTGGATTGGTTTGTACAGTAAAGTAGACTGGAGGTGGTCAGATGGCTTCAATGGGAGCGGGGCTGAATTCAGAGCCTGGGAGACATCTGATTCTGAACCAGACTTTTATACAGATCAGTTCTGTGTGAATGCTGGAGGCCAACGAGGATGGTGGGATGATAGGTGTGCGATACAGTACACATTTGTCTGTGACAGAG GAACACAGCTGGATCCTGACTTTGTTTATGTGAATCAACAAATGAGTTGGTCCAGTGCTCAGAGATACTGCAGGGAGAACTTCAGAGACCTAGCTACTGTGAGGAATgtcacagagaaacaaagagtccAGAACTTGGTGCCAAGTGGGCAGTTGGCATGGATTGGCTTATTTAGAGATCCTAACTTTTTCTGGTCTGAtgggagcagcttcttcttcagccACTGGGACTCCCTCGAAAACCTAATTGGCTCCATGGAAGTCATCTGTGGCGCAGCATCAATGCATAGATCAGGAAGTTGGAGGTTTCTGTCCTGTGAAAGGACTTTACCATTTATCTGTTACAGCG AACCAGTGAAGAAACATGTGGTGAAGACGACGATGAAGATTGGCCTCCCCTCTGTGGATATGAACAACACCACTGTAGGAGCAGAACTCCTGAAAAAG CTCCAGAACACACTGAAAGAGAAAGGAGTGACTGGAGTCACCCTGAAGTGGAGAGAACAGCCTGATGGGAAAGTCTTCcacaaagagagacaaagacagaagaaggaGCTCTGA